A single Pogoniulus pusillus isolate bPogPus1 chromosome 27, bPogPus1.pri, whole genome shotgun sequence DNA region contains:
- the SCARF1 gene encoding scavenger receptor class F member 1, with protein MAAARPILCLQLWLWVQSSAQELDPNGKNVCRLPSGPACCPGWRQEGQECTAALCEGADACGVDEVCVRPGVCLCKPGFFGADCSSACPEQYWGPDCKRSCPCHPNGRCDPASGHCTCDPNHWGELCQFPCQCGPHGRCDPLTGACHCEPGWWAPACKKQCQCNLASSHCDPLTGLCRCLPGWWGRRCSFKCSCNVSPCAQETGKCECKAGFWGPACQRRCDCLHGSCSPLTGHCSCDPGYQGRSCRDPCPAGKYGAQCVHSCGSCKRSQPCSPVDGFCLACQPGWNGTLCKEPCDPGFHGEGCLQLCPRCRHGDVCDPETGFCPRCEPGWMGPSCNISCPAGTFGDGCQFLCPECIVGSCDPVSGDCICQAGYWGPSCNDTCPEGYFGVNCSSPCQCSRGTCDPIQGDCVLSFKDHGTLAAAILVPLLLVLLCVTCCCCCGSNPADAADRAAPDDDVVARMKHHVQGVLANLSAMMPCFTLGGYKLPKVTVSHHDTEIPFNPSFIESPSAAWVSDSSFSSFDTDNEGPEYSVPPREGIPLLGGAELQDGVSPADEVLPDPSAFNCEDVSQPFTIPRTSSIAKAKRPSVSFAEGTKFGAAETPSPGRKPKTPWGPSKLSPSPGDAASEPPAERPASSCYESPEPLSKGEESHRPSPRATPGGRRRVVSGTRHVAQRVEALEAAAKSGSWEAKGKDPNVTTIYMMVGTAGQDPKTEGSGEGPVQAVLKRLGSLQKGKWATKEEPKMRRSMEAIQKPPRRALAQNRDSVNSCKQRESVLDSPNEPSPGKQPGKRRSFLLAFSSLKSTGPQDGGSDAVGATERGKSPESVLSLEQTAPEEEPKYENVVSSSAESPPSPTKELSATPATT; from the exons ATGGCGGCTGCCAGGCCcatcctctgcctccagctgtggctgtgggtgcagagctctgcccaggaGCTTGACCCCAACGGCAAGAACGTCTGCAG gctgcccagcggcCCAGCGTGCTGCCCCGGCTGGaggcaggaagggcaggagtGCACAGCTG cGCTGTGCGAGGGGGCAGACGCCTGCGGAGTGGACGAGGTGTGTGTGAGACCCGGGGTTTGCCTTTGTAAGCCTGGCTTCTTCGGAGCAGACTGCAGCTCTG cctgccctgagcagtACTGGGGCCCTGACTGCAAGCGGAGCTGCCCGTGCCACCCTAATGGGCGCTGCGACCCAGCGAGTGGGCACTGCACCTGTGACCCCAACCACTGGGGGGAGCTCTGCCAGTTCCCTTGCCAGTGCGGTCCCCACGGCCGCTGTGATCCCCTCACCGGTGCCTGCCACTGCGAGCCGGGCTGGTGGGCACCCGCCTGCAAGAAGCAATGTCAGTGCAACCTGGCCAGCTCCCACTGCGACCCCCTCACTGGCCTCTGCCGCTGCTTGCCGGGCTGGTGGGGCAGGAGGTGCAGCTTCAAATGCTCCTGCAACGTCTCACCCTGTGCCCAGGAGACGGGCAAGTGTGAATGCAAGGCTGGGTTTTGGGGGCCGGCGTGCCAGCGGCGCTGCGACTGCTTACacggctcctgcagccctctcaccGGGCACTGCAGCTGCGATCCCGGCtaccagggcaggagctgccggGACCCCTGCCCAGCAGGGAAGTACGGGGCGCAGTGTGTGCACAG ctgtgggagctgcaaGCGCAGCCAACCTTGCTCACCCGTGGATGGCTTCTGCCTGGCCTGCCAACCTGGCTGGAATGGGACTCTCTGCAAGGAACCCTGTGATCCTGGCTTCCACGGCGAAGGCTGCCTCCAGCTGTGTCCCCGCTGCCGGCACGGGGACGTCTGTGACCCCGAGACTGGGTTCTGCCCACGCTGTGAGCCTGGCTGGATGGGACCCAG CTGCAacatctcctgccctgctggcaccttTGGTGATGGATGCCAGTTCCTCTGCCCCGAGTGCATTGTGGGGAGCTGCGACCCTGTGTCAGGAGATTGTATCTGCCAGGCAGGATACTGGGGACCCAG tTGCAACGACACCTGCCCGGAGGGATATTTTGGTGTGAACTGTTCCTCTCCTTGCCAGTGCTCCCGGGGGACCTGCGACCCCATACAGGGTGACTGCGTGTTGA GTTTTAAGGACCATGGGACCCTTGCAGCTGCCATCCTTGTCCCtctcctgctggtgctgctctgtgtcacctgctgttgctgctgtggatcCAACCCAGCTGATGCTGCAGACAG ggctgcGCCGGACGATGATGTGGTGGCCAGGATGAAGCACCACGTGCAAGGAGTGCTGGCCAACCTCAGTGCTATGATGCCTTGTTTCACCCTCGGTGGCTACAAACTTCCCAAGGTCACAG tttcCCACCACGACACAGAAATCCCCTTCAACCCCAGCTTCATTGAGTCGCCGTCAGCTGCGTGGGTTTCCGacagctccttctcctcctttgaCACCGACAACGAGGGACCAGAGTACTCTGTCCCTCCCAGAGAAG gcATCCCGCTGCTGGGGGGTGCCGAGCTGCAGGATGGGGTGTCCCCAGCTGACGAAGTGCTCCCAGACCCATCTGCCTTCAACTGTGAGGATGTGTCACAACCCTTCACCATCCCTCGCACTTCCAGCATCGCCAAGGCCAAGCGGCCCTCTGTGTCCTTTGCTGAGGGGACAAAATTTGGGGCAGCAGAGACCCCCAGCCCTGGGCGGAAGCCCAAGACCCCATGGGGCCCATCCAAGCTGTCTCCATCACCAGGGGATGCAGCATCTGAACCCCCAGCTGAGCGACCAGCCAGCAGTTGCTACGAGAGCCCTGAGCCACTCAGCAAGGGGGAAGAAAGCCACCGACCATCTCCCCGGGCCACCCCGGGGGGACGCCGGCGCGTGGTCTCTGGCACCAGGCATGTAGCACAGAGAGTGGAGGCACTTGAAGCGGCTGCAAAATCTGGCAGCTGGGAGGCAAAGGGGAAGGACCCCAATGTAACCACCATCTACATGATGGTGGGAACAGCTGGGCAGGACCCCAAGACAGAAGGAAGCGGTGAGGGACCAGTCCAGGCTGTGCTCAAGCGGCTGGGCAGCTTGCAGAAGGGcaagtgggctacaaaagagGAGCCCAAGATGAGGAGGAGTATGGAGGCCATCCAGAAACCACCTCGCCGGGCTCTGGCACAGAACAGAGACTCAGTGAACAGCTGCAAGCAGAGGGAGAGCGTCTTGGACTCTCCCAACGAGCCATCCCCTGGCAAGCAGCCTGGCAAGAGACGGTCTTTCCTTCTTGCATTTTCCTCATTGAAAAGCACTGGACCCCAGGATGGGGGCAGTGATGCTGTAGGTGCCACAGAGAGGGGCAAAAGCCCTGAGTCAGTCCTcagcctggaacagactgccccaGAGGAAGAGCCCAAATACGAGAAcgtggtcagcagcagtgccgaatccccccccagccccaccaagGAGCTGTCAGCCACCCCTGCTACCACCTGA